One Littorina saxatilis isolate snail1 linkage group LG1, US_GU_Lsax_2.0, whole genome shotgun sequence genomic window carries:
- the LOC138959427 gene encoding RYamide receptor-like has protein sequence MATDNTSNLGDLPVPSNISAFSGAGSFGEQNTHLDHNNEILVNTDYNPRLANGMVVAAMMVVGLVGNSLVLYVYNFKMPRTVFSTFVTVLAALDLATTLIGMPIDVVIKSAVLDKSDALTVFCKVAHWEVYSTSLASGSVLLLITITRHTKVCKPLEPGLTKRKARFLCALLFTAAMALCTVTLVINGLERVKIAVGERDYVPQNTTGDNSTVSNLTDTFTQSTQPFFSENTTAQHDLAANVSARKVTEVVQVYICRTSEEKKGTALHYALQAVLMLAFVVILFTLLVLHCKISSALTDFERRHSSMRRCSTNSDSQNTHITASMFRIFASITVIFAVSYLPHLVCLIVEKMMFSPGQAMPQASRVVMDLAYNFPYINVIANPFIYGYRSAVFRQHCLELLYRLCRCCYRERHYR, from the exons ATGGCAACCGACAACACCTCAAACCTCGGAGACCTACCAGTCCCTTCAAACATTTCGGCCTTCTCCGGAGCAGGAAGCTTCGGCGAGCAAAACACACACTTGGACCACAACAATGAAATCCTGGTGAATACCGACTACAACCCGCGCCTGGCCAACGGCATGGTGGTGGCGGCGATGATGGTGGTGGGCCTGGTGGGCAACTCGCTGGTGCTGTACGTCTACAACTTCAAGATGCCGCGCACCGTCTTCTCCACCTTCGTCACCGTCCTGGCTGCCCTGGACCTCGCCACCACCCTCATCGGCATGCCCATCGACGTGGTCATCAAGAGCGCGGTGCTGGACAAGAGCGACGCCCTAACGGTCTTCTGCAAGGTGGCGCACTGGGAGGTGTACAGCACCAGTCTGGCCAGTGGTAGCGTCCTGCTGCTCATCACCATCACGCGCCACACCAAGGtctgcaagcccctggagcccGGCCTCACCAAGCGCAAGGCCAGGTTCCTCTGTGCGCTCCTCTTCACGGCCGCAATGGCTCTGTGCACCGTCACTCTCGTCATCAACGGGCTGGAGAGGGTCAAGATCGCTGTGGGCGAGAGGGACTATGTGCCTCAAAACACGACTGGTGATAATTCCACAGTGAGCAATCTGACCGATACTTTCACACAGAGTACTCAGCCTTTTTTCAGTGAAAACACGACAGCACAACACGATCTTGCAGCGAATGTTTCCGCCCGGAAGGTGACGGAGGTGGTGCAGGTGTACATCTGCCGCACGAGCGAGGAGAAGAAGGGGACGGCGCTGCACTACGCCCTGCAGGCGGTGCTCATGCTGGCCTTCGTGGTCATCCTGTTCACCCTGCTCGTGCTGCACTGCAAGATCTCCTCCGCGCTGACAGACTTCGAACGGCGCCACTCTAGCATGCGACGCTGCAGCACCAACTCTGACAGCCAGAACACGCACATCACCGCCAGTATGTTCCGCATCTTCGCCTCCATCACCGTCATCTTCGCCGTCAGCTACCTGCCCCACCTGGTCTGCCTCATCGTGGAGAAGATGATGTTCTCGCCGGGCCAGGCCATGCCTCAGGCCAGCAGGGTGGTCATGGACCTGGCCTACAACTTCCCATACATCAACGTCATCGCCAACCCCTTCATCTACGGCTACCGGAGCGCCGTGTTCCGTCAGCACTGCCTGGAGCTGCTGTACCGACTGTGTCGATGCTGTTACCGGGAGCGACACTACAG GTAG